GCCAAGCGCCACTGAGAGCCGCGCCCAGCCGTGTGGCAGTGCGTTCTGACCACCgacctccctcctgcccagccGCAGCCTGGGAGAAAGGGCCCTGCCATGCTCACCGTGGCCAAGTCCTTCTGTGTCAGCCCCTTGCTCTGCCGGCCCTGCTGGATCACCTTGCCCACCTCCAGGGTCACGCGATCGTGGTGCAGCTCCTCGGTCTCCCGGTCCAGCTTGGCCGTGTTCTTGGTGATTGAGTGCTGTCTGTTCTGGCCGGCGGCCCCTGCACCGGCACGAGGCAAAAGCACAGCACAGGGTTTGCCACGAACCCCCAACAAAGCCACTTCAGAACAGGAAGCAAGCCCACAGGCGGCCTGTGCCACAGTGACCTGGGAAGCCAGGCACCAAAACACAGGGAACCCCACGGGCTTAAGAGCATGGGGCGCAGAACCTTGTGTGAGTTCTCGCCTGACTACACCCTGCACCGCTGCTCTGCTAAGACCCCAGCCCACCTCCAGCCCCCCGCAGCTGTCCCAACACCCCGGGGGCATGGCAGGTGTGCTGATGCCTGGGGCAGAGAGCACCCGAGAGCACCCCGCGTTTGGTGAGGAAGCACACAACTCACATTTCTTGGAagtctccacatcctctcctcGTCTCTGAGCCGCCAAGATGGCCTAAAAACGCGGACAGTTTCCGGTCAAAATCCGATCTGCAGACACCAGCGCCGGCTGCTGTGGGCCGGTCAGTCCGCTGTGGACGTCCAGGGCCTGTGCAGCTCAGGCGACCTGGCCCACAGCTCGTGTCCTTAAGCTCTGTCCAAGCCAGACAAGCAAGGCCGAGTCGAAGGCCCAAGCTCAGCACACAAAACCCTCCGCCCTCCGGTACCACGAGCTGACGACCGATCTTCCGCAGAAGCAGCAAGGGACACCCGGAGCTGGCCGGCATCAGACTCCCCGGCCACTCCGACTCCTAACACGAGAGCCACGGCCCACGCCCCCGAACGTCGCCAGCAAGACCAACACCCTGTGACCTCCACCCGCCAAATGTTAGGAAGACGTACTTCCCGACTGGAACGCCTCACAGAGGCCACGGGCCGAGACAGCGGTGGCACGTTCAGAGACACTTCCAACACGTGTCCACGTGACTGCTAGCTCGTACTAAGTTTCCTCGGGGAAAAAGGACAGTGGGTTTGGTTCTGACCCCGCAAGCGAGCAACTCAGGGCAGGTCAGGGAATGCCAGTTCCTGGGGCTGCAGCTAATCCGGGCCCAGACCGGGCAGGTGGGTATAGGCCCAAGGCCCCCCAAGGGTAGACACTTAGCAGAGGGGCAATGACTAGCCCCTCCACACTTGCGTTGGACTCACACGTGAACTGTGGGTGGATAAGCCAAGCTAGgaaccttctctccctctcagagcCTGTCACCTTCGCTCCAGTGACCCAGAAGCAGAGTCCACCTGTGCCCTGGGTCTCTAGGCCACCTCGGTGCAGGGACAGGGGCTGCCTGCATCCCAAAACAGACCTCAGTGACGCTCCACAGCCAGCCTTGGGCGGGCCAAACACTGGCAGAGGAGACCCTGCGTGCACCAAGACGGCCCCGCCCCCTATCTGCACCCCAGTCCCTCTGGGGGTActccccctcccctgggcccctGCTCACCCCATCCCCGCTGACACTGGCCACAAGCCCACCCCGGCCGCATTCAGAGCCTCCACCACCTGGGGCCTTACCTGGGCCTCCCCACCACGCACGCATCACTGGCCCCAAACACTGCTGGACCCTTCCACAGCCCTCCCGGGCCCAGCGGTCCAcgcccccacccctgtcctccccctgtcctcccaccaccccaccggCCCTCCTACGCTCTGCGCCCaggccctcccttctccctggcccctggccctttCCCCCACCCGACCTCTGTCGCACACCGTCTCCGCCCGGCCATCTTCCCTGCCCCGGTCTCCGGCCTCCCATCCCGGGCGCCATGCCCTCACCCCCGGCCCTGGCTGGTCCCCCCAGCCTAGTCCTGGCCCACGCAGCCCCGGTCCCCAGCCTCgtccccggcccggccccgcccgcccGCACCCGCACCTcccgccccgcgccccggccccgccccgcgtCCTCCGCCCGGCCGCCCTGAGTCCCGAGGCCCGCCCGGCGCCGCACCTGCTTGGACTTGGCCTGGGCGGCCGTGGGGCCCTTCTTGCGCAGCACCGTCACCGTGTCCCAGTCGCTCTCGGCCATGGCTGGCGGGCAGGTCCGGCGGTCCGTCCGGCGGCTCCGCGGCAGCTGCTGGAGACCCGGCGACGCGACGTCCCCTCGTCGCTCGGCCGCTTCCGGCGCCGGCCGCCGACCCGCCCCCGCCTCCCCATTGGCCGGCGGCCCGGGGGGGCGGGCACTTCCCGCGGCTCCCGCCCAATCCGCGCCCGGCTCGTCcccgcgggcggcgggcggcgcgcGACGTGGGGCGGGAGACGTCGGGGCCGTGCGCTGTCCGGGCGCCGAGGGGCGGGCGAGCGGGCGGTGGGGGAGCGGGGAGCCCCGCAGCGGAGCGGGGGCCTCGGAGGGGGTGCGGGGCGCCGAGGGGAGAGGGGGcgcggggagaggaggaggggtgcgGTGCGGCCGTGCAAGGGAGAGGGTGCGGGTGGGAGGGGCCGGTGCTTGGGGGCGCGCCGGGAGGACGGGACCCCCGGAGCCGCGGCCGGTGCAGAGGGGGCTGCGGGGGAGCTGCCGTGGACTCGGACGCAGGGTGCGTGTTCTGTGCGGCCGCCCCGCGTGCGCCCTGCAGTCGGGTCCCTGCCGTCGGGTCCGTGCGGCAGCGGGGCTGGGGCGGGCCTCAAGCCTGTGCACTTGGAACGGCTAAAAACACAGGTAAAACCGTAAAAATAAGGTTCGTTACAAAAGTCAGTATTCTTCCGGAGCGTGTGTAGCTCGTGTGACCTTCGAAACGCGCCTCCCTTTCCCCTACAGTAGTGGACAGCCCTTCGCGGTAACGGATAGACAGAAGGTCTGACCCGCACCACAGGCATCacagaatttgagaaaaaaataacactcgTGTGAATTTACAAGTGCGTCGCATGCTCCTTGGACGCCACGTCATGACTTTGCGGAACTGTTCTGTGAAAAACCAGGACTGCTCAGACACTTCCCCAGGGCGCTTGGTAGGATCTGTATCCAACGCTGGTCCTGACGTTGGTTTGGGTGACACCTGGGGCTCCGCACAGACGCTCCTCCAGGATGATGCTCCACGGATAGAAGTCTGATGAGTGCAGTCCGCGCCCAGACAGAAGAAAGGCGAACGGTATATTACGTCGTACCTACTGGTTATGGAACTACTTATCAGAGGAGACGGCTTCTGGTTTACCCTGCTGTTGGGGAGAACCAAGTCCTCCGCTCCCAATCCGCAGACTGATTTCTGATTCACACCACAAATCTTGTGTCTTCCTCACGTCCACGTGCTTATGCTGTGCAGGGGGTAATTGGCAGCCACAGAAGACCACCCAACCCAGGAAAGGCAGGCAAGACTGAGCATCATAAAACATCCCATAAACCGCAGCTAAGCACATCCCCACTCAAGGTTGCCCTATGGGGTCCCAAAAGCGCTTGTGATCGGCCAGAAAGAGGGACGAAGAAACAGTCCACGTGAAAAGAGGCTGTGGTCTTAACTAATGGTGGTTAAAATAAGTCCAGGAGCTTCGCTGACATTTGGCCATGTGAACCCACTGCTGGAATCTCAGCAGGAGACGTTGCATCAGCTCCGTAATGTTGCAACTGCCCTGCTTGGCTCAGACCCAGAGAACAATTACCTAGACCTCCGTGTCCTCTGTCTGTGCGGGGGGTCTGCCATCTAGCCTTTGGTCAGGATGCCAGGCCTGAGGCTGCAAAGACTTCCAGTGCCTCTGTCCTTGTGGCGCCCTCTCTGAGCAGGACACGGGCGATGCAGGTGTCTGTACCCACCCCCAACACCTATGCTTACCTGTGCACACCCTCTCCTGGCTCTGGGTGCTTCCCATTTCCTCAGCGTCCCGGGACGAGTAGCCTCAGGCATGCAGCTGTAGCAGGTGTCAGGAGAACCAGCTCTAGGAGCGTCCATATTCCCTCCAGGGGTGCCACGCCAGTCACGTTAATGACCCCTCTGCCCGAATCGTTTGCAGTAAGCAGTCTAccggtggggcgcctgggtggctcagtgggttaagcctctgccttcggctcaggtcatgatcccagggtcctgggatcgagccccgcatcgggctccctgctcagcggggagcctgcttcctcctctctctctgcctgtctctctgcctacttgtgatctctgtcaaataaataaaatcttaaaaaaaaaaaaaagcagtctacCAGTGTTACCCATTTACCTTCATACACAGAGACGAGCAAACAATTCTGATGCCTTCTGGAAGGCAAAAATCTGAGCggtttctgcatttctaatataAAGTTTAAACATTGTATCCCTAGTGAAAAACTAGCACTAAGTGTTACCAACTAAAAACCATCTAGCAAAATGTCATGAATGTGAGAGTCTGCACACCTCAAGAAGGAAGGATTATTCACACATCTCAGGACTATTCACAGTTAGGGGCAGACAGACGCTAAGGTGTTTCTGTGATTCCCCCTCCTGGCAGTCCAGCCTTTGTGCGAGCCCCTCCCcccctaaaatatctttttttactGTAGTCAAATACAATTAACATGAAGttaccatcttcaccattttgAGCGTACAGCTTAGTATTAGATATACTTGTGCTGTTGGGAAACCGTCCCTATCCATCAATGCCATGACTTCGTTTTGTAGACCTGAAGCTCTGTCCCCCTTCGCTAACTTCTCATCCtgcatgccccccacccccccacaagcCCTCGGCACCCACCATTCTACCTTCTGCGATTCCAGCAAGTGGAATCCTTCAGTATTTGCCCTGTTGTGACTGGCTCTCGTAGCAGTGTCCTCAAGGCTCACAGGTCTCAGAACAGGTGTCAGACCCTCCTTCCTTACTGTGGGGGACACTATTCCATTGCCTGTACAGCCCTCgttctgtccatctgtccacccacGGGCACTGGCTGCTTCCCCCATTAGCTCTTATGAATAGGGGTAGAATTTCATGATGTGGTTTTCTACCCCAATCATTTGCTCAGCACTTTGGGCCTTCAGAGTTTAGAAAATAATGCCCTTTGGTTTGCAGATATTCtcttgtgctattttttttttttataacatcttCTCTCTTGTCAGCTTCCACTCCCAGGTACCCCtgtcacttgtgatctctctgtctgtcaaataaa
This DNA window, taken from Lutra lutra chromosome 13, mLutLut1.2, whole genome shotgun sequence, encodes the following:
- the EDF1 gene encoding endothelial differentiation-related factor 1, yielding MAESDWDTVTVLRKKGPTAAQAKSKQAILAAQRRGEDVETSKKWAAGQNRQHSITKNTAKLDRETEELHHDRVTLEVGKVIQQGRQSKGLTQKDLATKINEKPQVIADYESGRAIPNNQVLGKIERAIGLKLRGKDIGKPIEKGPRAK